A part of Rhodohalobacter barkolensis genomic DNA contains:
- a CDS encoding transglutaminase-like domain-containing protein, with protein sequence MNLPTIHTERVPNSPIPGNNGRASHHRDGSAFFTRVAYPGLDGVLSEIKRLVDEGKGDPAVRSKAIEITQNIPADPRTGLPNRRNYGKIADAVYSWMKKNIAYVNDPDGIEWLQTASKTLELGFGDCDDQSVLAGALLSSIGVPVRFRVVKANPKKKEAYSHVYLQYHDKNSWKGFDPTLHTKAGDELADHQIFGSQKVDLSDGLPGVQNIKPIIGLSVVVGITYLAYRQYTLTNKTN encoded by the coding sequence TTGAATCTACCGACGATCCATACCGAAAGAGTCCCCAACAGCCCGATCCCAGGCAACAACGGCAGAGCCTCCCATCACAGGGATGGTTCTGCCTTTTTTACCCGTGTCGCCTATCCCGGACTGGACGGAGTGCTTTCCGAAATAAAACGCCTGGTGGATGAAGGTAAAGGAGATCCGGCCGTTCGGTCCAAAGCGATTGAGATCACCCAAAATATTCCGGCCGATCCGCGAACGGGCCTGCCGAATCGCCGCAACTATGGCAAAATTGCCGATGCGGTTTACTCTTGGATGAAAAAGAATATCGCCTATGTGAATGATCCGGACGGTATCGAATGGCTGCAAACAGCTTCAAAAACTCTGGAGCTTGGATTCGGCGACTGTGATGATCAAAGTGTGCTGGCCGGTGCCCTGCTTTCATCAATCGGCGTTCCGGTGCGGTTTCGTGTGGTAAAAGCCAATCCGAAGAAAAAAGAGGCGTACTCACACGTCTATTTGCAGTATCACGATAAGAACTCCTGGAAAGGATTTGATCCAACTTTGCATACCAAAGCCGGGGATGAGCTTGCGGATCATCAAATTTTTGGATCGCAAAAAGTTGATCTATCTGATGGATTGCCTGGAGTTCAAAACATCAAGCCCATTATCGGGCTTAGCGTGGTTGTTGGGATCACATATTTGGCCTATCGCCAGTATACATTAACCAACAAAACCAATTGA
- a CDS encoding tetratricopeptide repeat protein has protein sequence MNTDKIYESSREEIALEIKGTVQLEAGNNEKAISIFNSATSVYPKNPYFYYLSGYTKQNLKMYIDAIKDFEYYLEIHQNHYNALFRIGLCLQHLNNFQRALEYYNKSVEYFKEFKTTIENLSEDLHKNENINGNYFNIPKEKIYGNRANVKMSLNDWGGALDDCENAITINADYPQPYFLRGVYFYNSEEHEKAKKDLKKAASLGFEQANTTLKQLYGNETSNDTFFTEVKQFADSPEAKQRTGGILMRTGFKPEINSVLSEFDSLNISIMQQVAESYLKNMWQQYKKVAGEINDFYKAVIAYEVSKAIEELYPQIDQDNFWKTIFNNAHKSFK, from the coding sequence ATGAATACAGATAAAATATATGAATCATCAAGAGAAGAAATTGCTTTAGAAATTAAAGGAACGGTACAGCTTGAGGCAGGAAATAATGAAAAGGCTATTTCAATTTTCAACTCTGCTACTTCAGTATATCCCAAAAACCCTTATTTCTACTATCTTAGTGGGTACACTAAGCAAAATTTAAAGATGTATATAGATGCTATAAAAGATTTCGAATATTATTTGGAAATACATCAAAACCATTATAATGCACTTTTTCGTATCGGTCTATGCCTTCAACATTTGAATAACTTTCAAAGAGCTTTAGAATACTATAACAAATCAGTTGAATACTTTAAAGAATTCAAAACTACAATTGAGAATCTTTCTGAAGATTTACACAAAAATGAAAATATAAATGGTAATTATTTTAACATTCCGAAGGAAAAAATTTATGGGAATAGGGCAAATGTTAAAATGAGTTTAAATGATTGGGGTGGCGCTTTAGATGATTGTGAAAACGCAATAACTATAAATGCAGATTATCCCCAACCTTATTTTTTGCGAGGAGTCTATTTTTATAACAGTGAAGAACATGAAAAAGCAAAAAAAGACTTGAAAAAAGCTGCCAGTCTTGGATTCGAACAGGCAAATACTACATTAAAGCAACTTTATGGTAACGAAACTTCTAACGATACTTTTTTTACAGAAGTAAAACAGTTTGCTGACAGTCCAGAAGCAAAACAAAGAACAGGGGGGATTTTGATGCGAACAGGTTTTAAACCAGAGATAAATTCTGTTCTTTCTGAATTTGACAGTTTAAATATTTCAATAATGCAACAAGTTGCAGAAAGTTATTTGAAGAATATGTGGCAACAATATAAAAAGGTGGCGGGTGAAATAAATGATTTCTATAAAGCTGTCATTGCTTATGAAGTAAGTAAAGCCATAGAAGAATTGTATCCCCAAATAGACCAAGACAATTTTTGGAAAACAATATTTAATAATGCCCATAAGAGCTTTAAATAA
- a CDS encoding DUF4145 domain-containing protein, with translation MYQISKSTTRSWRKNNKFGKYPVSINTICPECGERGTFSIAPIANLTDQKESHLQGVSMRGKCPTCDFKARFIQVGEEDKPNYKLFIHPTPKLVRQPIHGVIENSEIFSGRVKKAYLEAIDAYNAKQWIPAAIMCGRALEGITLSLLPEDKRKGKFAKQLSELPNHIDINKTLSDLTNGIRKGRNIAAHFDESLDIDETVSAMLLDLLDSIIEYLFVLPENIESLDKKLQSEDIKSTDEK, from the coding sequence ATGTATCAGATATCAAAAAGTACAACTCGGAGTTGGCGAAAGAATAATAAATTTGGGAAGTATCCCGTCTCAATCAATACTATTTGCCCAGAATGTGGTGAAAGAGGTACTTTCAGCATTGCACCTATTGCGAACTTGACTGATCAGAAGGAATCGCACCTTCAAGGTGTTTCCATGCGTGGTAAATGCCCAACATGCGACTTTAAGGCTCGATTTATTCAAGTGGGTGAAGAAGATAAGCCAAATTATAAATTATTCATCCACCCGACTCCTAAACTTGTTCGCCAACCAATACATGGCGTAATTGAAAATTCCGAAATTTTTTCAGGAAGAGTGAAAAAAGCATACTTGGAAGCTATTGATGCCTATAATGCTAAGCAGTGGATTCCTGCTGCAATAATGTGTGGACGTGCGCTCGAAGGTATTACACTTTCTTTACTCCCGGAAGACAAACGAAAAGGAAAATTTGCAAAACAATTAAGTGAACTTCCAAACCATATTGATATCAATAAAACTCTATCAGATTTAACTAATGGGATACGAAAAGGGCGCAATATTGCAGCACATTTTGATGAGTCATTAGATATTGATGAAACTGTATCTGCAATGTTACTTGATCTACTGGATTCAATTATAGAATACCTATTTGTACTTCCTGAAAACATTGAGTCATTAGACAAGAAGCTTCAATCTGAAGATATCAAGTCAACGGATGAAAAATAA
- a CDS encoding helix-turn-helix domain-containing protein — MNTQFTQLIEVIENLESQVKELGKLANETLPKHEWLTTQEFAELTGLKRKTICNYIGRNKIKFVKKNEQGRHLIHIMELDKWTK; from the coding sequence ATGAACACACAATTCACACAGCTTATTGAAGTCATAGAAAACTTAGAATCTCAGGTCAAGGAACTTGGAAAGCTTGCTAATGAAACACTCCCCAAACACGAATGGCTCACTACTCAAGAGTTTGCTGAATTGACCGGACTTAAGCGGAAAACCATCTGCAACTACATTGGACGAAATAAAATCAAGTTTGTTAAGAAAAACGAACAAGGCAGACACCTCATTCACATCATGGAGTTAGACAAATGGACAAAGTAA